In Flavobacteriaceae bacterium, the following proteins share a genomic window:
- a CDS encoding 3-oxoacyl-ACP synthase gives MLAIKENLYQQCKLFLEQRLQSVQNTMQDIQKSLLSETKSSAGDKHETGRAMLQLEREKVGNQLADIQKVGETLSKIDRSKSHKIVSLGSVVYTTKANYFIAISAGELKVENTLFYAISPSTPIGQLLLSKQKGDAIRFRNDDFIIEAVF, from the coding sequence ATGCTTGCAATAAAAGAAAACTTATACCAACAGTGTAAACTGTTTTTAGAACAACGCTTACAGTCTGTACAGAATACGATGCAAGATATTCAGAAATCACTATTATCTGAAACTAAAAGTAGTGCAGGAGATAAACACGAAACAGGGAGAGCAATGTTGCAATTAGAGCGTGAAAAAGTGGGAAATCAGTTGGCTGATATTCAAAAAGTTGGAGAAACTTTGAGTAAAATAGATCGATCTAAATCTCATAAAATTGTATCCCTTGGGAGTGTTGTATATACTACAAAGGCTAATTATTTTATAGCGATTAGTGCAGGCGAATTAAAAGTTGAAAACACATTGTTTTATGCTATTTCTCCAAGCACTCCTATTGGACAATTATTATTATCTAAGCAAAAAGGAGATGCTATACGATTTAGAAATGATGATTTTATAATTGAAGCTGTTTTTTAA
- a CDS encoding ABC transporter ATP-binding protein, with product MLQVKHISFQYQEQPILSNISFTVKAGEHLSIIGESGSGKSTLLKLLYGEFDLNKGQIFWKDNQILGPEYNLVIDPEHIRYVSQEFDLMPFTSVEENVGKYLSNFYPEEKRERTAELLEVVELSSFAKTKVKLLSGGQKQRVALARAIAKQPEIILLDEPFSHIDNFKKQSLRRNLFQYLKDKDIACVVATHDREDVLGYADHMIVLNNAKIIANNTPQYLFKHPESVLIASFFGEFNVLDSYGIVYAHQLKVVSNSNLKAIVKQSYFKGNYYLIEAKLNHEIIFFQHLKALKNQAEVFLEVVK from the coding sequence ATGCTTCAGGTAAAACATATTTCATTTCAGTATCAAGAACAACCTATTTTAAGCAATATTAGTTTTACTGTTAAAGCAGGAGAGCATTTATCTATTATTGGAGAAAGTGGATCTGGAAAATCAACACTTTTAAAATTGTTATATGGTGAATTTGATTTAAATAAAGGTCAGATTTTTTGGAAAGATAATCAGATATTAGGCCCTGAATATAATTTGGTCATTGACCCTGAGCATATAAGGTATGTTTCTCAAGAATTTGATTTAATGCCCTTTACTTCTGTAGAAGAAAACGTAGGCAAGTATCTGTCTAATTTTTATCCTGAAGAAAAAAGAGAGCGTACTGCAGAGCTTCTCGAAGTGGTTGAATTATCTTCTTTTGCAAAAACGAAAGTAAAACTATTAAGTGGTGGTCAAAAACAACGTGTAGCTCTTGCTAGAGCTATTGCAAAACAACCAGAAATCATTTTATTAGATGAACCTTTTAGTCATATCGATAATTTTAAAAAACAATCTTTAAGGCGTAATTTATTTCAATATTTAAAAGATAAAGATATTGCATGTGTTGTAGCCACACACGATAGAGAAGATGTTTTAGGCTACGCTGATCATATGATTGTGTTGAATAATGCCAAGATAATTGCAAACAATACACCTCAATATTTATTTAAACACCCAGAAAGCGTTCTGATTGCTTCGTTTTTTGGAGAATTTAATGTTCTCGATTCTTATGGGATTGTATATGCTCATCAATTAAAGGTCGTATCTAACTCAAATTTAAAAGCTATTGTAAAACAATCTTATTTTAAAGGGAATTATTATTTAATTGAAGCTAAATTGAATCATGAAATTATCTTTTTTCAACATTTAAAAGCTCTCAAAAATCAAGCTGAAGTATTTTTAGAAGTTGTTAAGTAA
- a CDS encoding S9 family peptidase, translated as MKKLIIPFFIITLMSSCKEEQKIIYPETKIGEVVNTYFDEEVKDPYRWLEDDRSEETADWVKTQNVSTYAYLDKIPYRKGLKERLEKMWNYEKIGAPFKEGNYTYYYKNDGLQNQFVLYRTHDDGEEDVFLDPNTFSNDGTVSLGQVSFSKDGSIAAYSISEGGSDWRKVLIMNTETKQIIEDTLIDIKFSGISWKNNDGFYYSSYDKPKGSELSAKTDQHKLYYHKLGTKQKDDALIYGGTSEEKHRYISGSVTEDGNYLFIYPRISTSGSKLLMKDLSNPNGEIITILADTNSDTSVFENVGSKLYLLTNLNAPNQKIVTVDASNPTPENWVDFIPETENVLSPSIGGGYFFAEYMVDAVSKVIQYDYEGKVIREVELPGIGSASSFGGKKEAPILYYSFSNYKTPGTIFKYNPKDGISSIYKKPNVDFDSDSYESKQVFYISKDGTKVPMIITHKKGLDLNGKNPTILYGYGGFNVSLTPSFSPSNAVWLEQGGIYAVPNIRGGGEYGKKWHNAGTQLKKQNVFDDFIAAGEYLIANNYTSSDYLAISGGSNGGLLVGATMTQRPDLMKVALPAVGVLDMLRYHTFTAGAGWAYDYGTAEQSKEMFEYLKGYSPVHNVKAGVSYPATLVTTGDHDDRVVPAHSFKFAAELQSKQTGTNPTLIRIETDAGHGAGTPISKTIEQAADIFGFTLHNMGFEVLPSKTKETIKG; from the coding sequence ATGAAAAAATTAATAATTCCGTTTTTTATAATAACCCTTATGAGTTCATGCAAAGAAGAGCAAAAAATAATTTATCCTGAGACAAAAATAGGGGAAGTGGTCAATACTTATTTTGATGAAGAAGTTAAAGATCCTTATCGTTGGTTAGAAGATGATAGAAGTGAAGAAACTGCAGATTGGGTAAAAACCCAAAATGTTTCAACTTACGCATATTTAGATAAAATTCCATATCGAAAAGGGTTAAAAGAACGCTTAGAAAAAATGTGGAATTATGAAAAAATAGGAGCCCCTTTTAAAGAAGGGAATTATACTTATTATTATAAAAATGACGGATTGCAAAATCAATTTGTATTATATAGAACTCATGATGATGGTGAAGAAGACGTGTTTTTAGATCCAAATACATTTAGTAATGATGGAACAGTGTCTTTAGGGCAAGTAAGCTTTTCTAAAGATGGTAGTATTGCCGCATACTCTATTTCTGAAGGAGGAAGTGATTGGAGAAAAGTATTGATTATGAATACTGAAACCAAACAAATTATTGAAGATACTTTAATTGATATAAAGTTTAGTGGGATTTCATGGAAAAACAATGATGGCTTTTATTATTCAAGTTATGACAAACCTAAAGGAAGTGAATTATCTGCAAAGACCGATCAACACAAACTGTATTATCACAAATTAGGAACAAAACAAAAAGATGATGCTTTAATTTATGGAGGTACTTCTGAAGAAAAACATCGTTATATTTCAGGAAGTGTTACAGAAGATGGGAATTATTTATTTATTTATCCAAGAATTTCAACCTCTGGATCTAAATTATTAATGAAAGATCTATCTAACCCTAATGGGGAAATTATAACAATTTTAGCGGATACAAATAGTGATACTTCTGTGTTTGAAAATGTAGGCAGTAAATTATACTTATTAACTAATTTAAATGCGCCTAATCAAAAAATTGTAACTGTTGATGCTTCCAATCCAACACCAGAAAACTGGGTAGATTTCATTCCAGAAACTGAAAATGTATTATCTCCATCAATAGGAGGTGGTTACTTTTTTGCAGAATATATGGTAGATGCCGTTTCTAAAGTGATACAATACGATTACGAAGGTAAGGTAATAAGAGAAGTTGAATTGCCTGGGATAGGAAGTGCCAGTAGCTTTGGTGGTAAAAAAGAAGCTCCTATTTTATACTACAGTTTTTCTAATTATAAAACACCGGGAACTATCTTTAAATACAACCCTAAAGATGGTATATCATCCATTTATAAAAAACCTAATGTTGATTTTGATTCTGATAGTTATGAAAGCAAACAAGTATTTTATATTTCAAAAGATGGCACTAAAGTTCCAATGATTATCACTCATAAAAAAGGATTAGATCTCAATGGTAAAAACCCAACAATTTTATACGGTTATGGCGGGTTCAATGTAAGTTTAACACCTTCGTTTAGCCCCTCTAATGCAGTTTGGTTAGAACAAGGAGGTATTTACGCAGTACCAAATATTAGAGGCGGAGGGGAATATGGTAAGAAATGGCATAATGCGGGGACGCAGTTAAAAAAACAAAATGTATTTGACGATTTTATTGCCGCTGGCGAATATTTAATTGCTAATAATTATACATCTTCAGATTACTTAGCTATTAGTGGTGGCTCAAACGGAGGGCTATTAGTAGGTGCTACAATGACACAACGTCCAGATTTAATGAAGGTAGCTTTACCAGCTGTTGGTGTTTTAGACATGCTACGTTACCATACATTTACTGCTGGAGCAGGTTGGGCTTATGATTATGGTACAGCAGAACAAAGCAAAGAAATGTTTGAGTACTTAAAAGGTTATTCTCCTGTTCATAATGTAAAAGCAGGGGTATCTTATCCTGCAACTTTAGTAACTACTGGAGATCACGACGATCGCGTGGTACCTGCTCACAGTTTTAAGTTTGCTGCAGAGTTACAGAGTAAACAAACTGGAACTAATCCAACTCTAATTCGCATTGAAACTGATGCAGGACATGGAGCAGGAACTCCTATTAGTAAAACCATAGAACAGGCGGCTGATATTTTTGGATTTACATTACATAATATGGGGTTTGAAGTATTACCTAGCAAAACCAAAGAAACAATTAAAGGATAA